In one Amaranthus tricolor cultivar Red isolate AtriRed21 chromosome 8, ASM2621246v1, whole genome shotgun sequence genomic region, the following are encoded:
- the LOC130821393 gene encoding uncharacterized protein LOC130821393 isoform X2 — MSSEETGIAGEEEAEMEEVVRVKLGCYGGVVKLVEDPSEEIMLLWGLRQPIYSNPNAYVLQSSLSLRLDACGHSLRILQSPSSLMTPGVTGAVMWDSGVVLGKFLENAVDSKRLLLQGKKVVELGSGCGLVGLRLLKKNVEANINSNDILGSASVCELTWGEDLDPQMLDLLPDYVLGSDVIYNEDAVRDLLSTLQQLCGTHTTVIVSGELRNDSVLEYFLEAAMENFSIGQVDQLEFHSEYRSNRVVIYILVKKNFEECANDN; from the exons ATGAGCAGCGAGGAAACGGGAATAGCTGGGGAAGAAGAAGCAGAAATGGAGGAGGTAGTAAGAGTAAAATTGGGATGTTATGGTGGAGTTGTGAAGCTTGTGGAAGACCCATCAGAGGAAATTATGCTTTTATGGGGTCTTCGGCAACCCATCTATTCTAACCCTAATGCTTATGTTCTTCAATCTTCTCTATCGCTTCGTCTTGATGCTTGTGGTCATTCTCTTCGCATTCTACAGTCTCCCTCTTCTCTG ATGACCCCTGGAGTAACCGGAGCAGTGATGTGGGATAGTGGTGTCGTTTTAGGGAAATTTTTGGAGAATGCAGTGGATTCAAAACGCCTTCTTCTTCAAGGCAAAAAAGTTGTTGAGTTGGGTTCTGGCTGTGGATTAGTTGG ACTGAGGCTCTTGAAAAAGAATGTTGAAGCCAATATAAACTCGAATGATATCCTTGGTTCTGCATCAGTCTGTGAGCTCACCTGGGGTGAAGATCTCGATCCACAAATGCTTGATCTATTGCCAGATTATG TGCTAGGTTCAGATGTCATCTACAATGAAGACGCTGTAAGAGATTTATTGTCAACATTACAACAGCTTTGTGGTACGCACACAACAGTAATTGTGTCTGGGGAACTTCGTAATG ATAGTGTTCTTGAATATTTTCTGGAGGCTGCCATGGAAAATTTTTCAATTGGTCAAGTTGATCAATTGGAGTTTCACTCTGAGTATCGCAGTAATCGAGTTGTGATCTATATTTTGGTAAAGAAGAATTTTGAGGAATGTGCTAATgataactaa
- the LOC130821393 gene encoding uncharacterized protein LOC130821393 isoform X1, with protein MSSEETGIAGEEEAEMEEVVRVKLGCYGGVVKLVEDPSEEIMLLWGLRQPIYSNPNAYVLQSSLSLRLDACGHSLRILQSPSSLMTPGVTGAVMWDSGVVLGKFLENAVDSKRLLLQGKKVVELGSGCGLVGCIAALCGAQTILTDLPDRLRLLKKNVEANINSNDILGSASVCELTWGEDLDPQMLDLLPDYVLGSDVIYNEDAVRDLLSTLQQLCGTHTTVIVSGELRNDSVLEYFLEAAMENFSIGQVDQLEFHSEYRSNRVVIYILVKKNFEECANDN; from the exons ATGAGCAGCGAGGAAACGGGAATAGCTGGGGAAGAAGAAGCAGAAATGGAGGAGGTAGTAAGAGTAAAATTGGGATGTTATGGTGGAGTTGTGAAGCTTGTGGAAGACCCATCAGAGGAAATTATGCTTTTATGGGGTCTTCGGCAACCCATCTATTCTAACCCTAATGCTTATGTTCTTCAATCTTCTCTATCGCTTCGTCTTGATGCTTGTGGTCATTCTCTTCGCATTCTACAGTCTCCCTCTTCTCTG ATGACCCCTGGAGTAACCGGAGCAGTGATGTGGGATAGTGGTGTCGTTTTAGGGAAATTTTTGGAGAATGCAGTGGATTCAAAACGCCTTCTTCTTCAAGGCAAAAAAGTTGTTGAGTTGGGTTCTGGCTGTGGATTAGTTGG CTGCATTGCAGCACTTTGTGGTGCCCAGACTATTTTAACAGATCTTCCTGACAGACTGAGGCTCTTGAAAAAGAATGTTGAAGCCAATATAAACTCGAATGATATCCTTGGTTCTGCATCAGTCTGTGAGCTCACCTGGGGTGAAGATCTCGATCCACAAATGCTTGATCTATTGCCAGATTATG TGCTAGGTTCAGATGTCATCTACAATGAAGACGCTGTAAGAGATTTATTGTCAACATTACAACAGCTTTGTGGTACGCACACAACAGTAATTGTGTCTGGGGAACTTCGTAATG ATAGTGTTCTTGAATATTTTCTGGAGGCTGCCATGGAAAATTTTTCAATTGGTCAAGTTGATCAATTGGAGTTTCACTCTGAGTATCGCAGTAATCGAGTTGTGATCTATATTTTGGTAAAGAAGAATTTTGAGGAATGTGCTAATgataactaa